The following are from one region of the Haloactinomyces albus genome:
- a CDS encoding MFS transporter gives MERSPSPEQRTSRKTAKKAAASGWIGSALEYYDWFLYGTAAALVFPGIFFPEGHPAIALIASLGTYAVGYVARPIGAVVLGHWGDKRGRKNLLFLCMMMMGASVFAIGVLPTYGQIGILAPILLVLLRLVQGFAVAGELSGASAMITEHAPFGRRGYYASFSLHGTQGGQILAAGAFLPLTAILSDEAFQAWGWRIPFLLSVVIMVAGYVIRRRVEETPVFLDKNAQQETAKAPILEVLRKSGLDVVRAVCMTLVNVIGVTVSVFGAAYATQSGYGIGMSESVYLWIPVVANLVALAVIPWFGDLSDRFGRRPLMIVGSLGAGLLSYAYLFAVSQNNVPLAVIFAILTWGVLYQVWNATFASFFQELFPARTRVTGFAISQNIGLAITAFLPSIFTLVAPPGSSHVPLTVGTLCFGITIIGALAAWSARETHRVPVDELGKRDGEPVSREELARIRAETR, from the coding sequence ATGGAGCGCTCACCTTCGCCCGAACAGCGAACCTCCCGGAAAACGGCGAAAAAGGCCGCAGCGAGCGGCTGGATCGGCAGCGCCCTGGAGTACTACGACTGGTTCCTCTACGGCACAGCCGCCGCACTGGTCTTTCCCGGCATTTTCTTCCCCGAAGGTCACCCGGCCATCGCGCTGATCGCGTCGTTGGGCACGTACGCCGTCGGATATGTCGCGCGGCCGATCGGCGCGGTCGTCCTCGGGCATTGGGGGGACAAGCGGGGGCGCAAGAACCTGTTGTTCCTCTGCATGATGATGATGGGCGCGTCGGTGTTCGCGATCGGGGTGCTTCCCACCTACGGCCAGATAGGCATCCTGGCTCCCATCCTGCTGGTGCTCCTGCGGCTCGTCCAGGGGTTCGCCGTAGCCGGCGAGCTGAGCGGCGCCAGTGCCATGATCACGGAGCACGCGCCGTTCGGACGCCGCGGGTACTACGCCAGCTTCAGCCTTCACGGCACGCAGGGAGGTCAGATCCTCGCTGCCGGGGCCTTCCTCCCGCTCACGGCGATACTGTCCGACGAGGCCTTCCAGGCCTGGGGATGGCGCATCCCGTTCCTGCTCAGCGTGGTCATCATGGTCGCGGGTTACGTCATCCGGCGCCGGGTCGAGGAGACCCCCGTGTTCCTCGACAAGAACGCCCAGCAGGAAACCGCGAAGGCACCGATTCTCGAGGTGCTCCGGAAAAGCGGGCTGGACGTCGTGCGAGCGGTCTGCATGACGCTGGTCAACGTCATCGGGGTGACCGTGTCCGTGTTCGGCGCGGCTTACGCGACTCAATCGGGTTACGGAATCGGGATGAGCGAGTCCGTCTACCTGTGGATCCCGGTGGTGGCGAACCTCGTCGCGCTGGCTGTCATCCCGTGGTTCGGGGACCTGTCGGATCGGTTCGGCAGGCGGCCGCTGATGATCGTCGGGTCGTTGGGCGCGGGGTTGTTGTCATACGCCTACCTGTTCGCGGTCAGCCAGAACAACGTGCCGCTCGCCGTCATCTTCGCCATTCTCACGTGGGGCGTCCTCTACCAGGTCTGGAACGCGACGTTCGCCAGTTTCTTCCAGGAGCTGTTCCCGGCGCGGACCCGGGTCACCGGGTTCGCCATCTCGCAGAATATCGGGCTCGCCATCACCGCCTTCCTTCCGAGCATCTTCACGTTGGTCGCTCCTCCGGGGTCGTCGCACGTTCCACTCACGGTCGGGACCCTCTGCTTCGGGATCACGATCATCGGTGCCCTGGCCGCCTGGTCCGCCCGGGAGACCCACCGCGTTCCCGTCGATGAGCTGGGGAAACGGGATGGCGAACCCGTTTCGCGTGAGGAGCTCGCCCGGATCCGGGCCGAGACGCGGTGA
- a CDS encoding DUF6807 domain-containing protein, producing the protein MNEPITVTHRHGERITVHACDVELVSYVYKPDPVEFESRKPYAHPLRTLSGNTVTGYRPNDHRWHKGLQMTASHVSGQNFWGGNSYVHGAGYQALPERIGSMRHDGFDSFEVTADRMSFVERLTWLENGGQPWADERRGVALHSVDTDEGAWALDWSIHLTNLRPEPLHFGSPTTAGREMAGYTGLHWRGPRDFTGGEVLGANQRRGEAELMGRQAPWLSFVGEHDGVDRHSTMIFAHAPENAEAIHESHWFVRSEPTPAVAVSWAFFEEFELAPGDDFTYRYRVVVADGAWDHDRIERYLKTHPW; encoded by the coding sequence ATGAACGAGCCGATCACGGTCACGCATCGGCACGGCGAGCGGATCACGGTGCACGCGTGCGACGTCGAGCTGGTGTCCTATGTGTACAAGCCCGATCCGGTGGAGTTCGAGTCACGCAAGCCGTACGCCCACCCGCTGCGCACTCTGTCGGGCAACACGGTCACCGGGTATCGGCCGAACGATCACCGGTGGCACAAGGGGCTGCAGATGACCGCGAGCCACGTCTCCGGGCAGAACTTCTGGGGTGGCAACAGCTATGTTCACGGTGCGGGTTATCAGGCGCTGCCCGAGCGCATCGGTTCGATGCGCCACGACGGCTTCGACTCCTTCGAGGTCACCGCGGACCGGATGAGCTTCGTCGAGCGGCTGACCTGGCTGGAAAACGGCGGGCAACCGTGGGCGGACGAGAGGCGTGGCGTCGCTCTGCACTCGGTCGATACGGATGAGGGCGCCTGGGCGTTGGACTGGTCGATCCACCTCACCAACCTCCGCCCGGAACCGCTGCATTTCGGAAGCCCTACGACAGCGGGCCGGGAGATGGCAGGCTACACCGGCCTGCACTGGCGTGGTCCTCGCGATTTCACCGGCGGTGAGGTACTTGGCGCGAATCAGCGCCGGGGCGAAGCGGAGCTGATGGGGCGACAGGCCCCGTGGCTGAGCTTCGTCGGCGAGCACGACGGTGTCGACCGCCATTCGACGATGATCTTCGCGCACGCGCCGGAGAACGCGGAGGCAATCCACGAGTCGCACTGGTTCGTGCGTTCGGAACCGACTCCGGCCGTCGCCGTGTCCTGGGCATTCTTCGAGGAGTTCGAGCTTGCTCCCGGCGACGACTTCACCTACCGCTATCGCGTCGTGGTCGCCGACGGTGCGTGGGACCACGACCGCATCGAGCGCTACCTCAAGACCCACCCCTGGTAG
- a CDS encoding Gfo/Idh/MocA family protein, whose protein sequence is MGTGAIAASHLAAFRAFSDQVEPVAAVDLDASRLDAFCAQGGQVRGYTDLHTMLAAERPELVSICTPPALHVDQAVAVLRSGAWVWCEKPPCLSLAGYDEIVDAESEGGPYASFVFQQRFGSAAQHARQLLASKELGTPLTAHCQTTWYRDSDYFTVPWRGKWETEGGGPTMGHGIHQMDLMLHLLGPWTEVRAMTGRLVHDVQTEDVSTALVRFASGAMATVVNSVLSPDEVSRIRLDCSDATVELTHLYGYGNEDWVYTPAPHVKDPVRIERWRTPAESEPSSHTAMLRHLLAAMSVGERPVCSGADGRAALEFVAAMYKSAATDRPVHSGEIGSEDPFYALMHGGAPERLVALAEEVEA, encoded by the coding sequence ATCGGCACGGGTGCCATCGCAGCCAGTCACCTGGCCGCGTTCCGTGCGTTCAGCGACCAGGTCGAACCGGTCGCGGCGGTCGACCTCGACGCCTCCCGCCTGGACGCCTTCTGCGCTCAGGGCGGGCAGGTGCGGGGTTACACCGACCTGCACACGATGTTGGCCGCAGAACGCCCCGAGCTGGTCTCGATCTGCACGCCGCCGGCACTGCATGTCGATCAAGCCGTGGCGGTCCTGCGCAGCGGCGCGTGGGTGTGGTGCGAGAAGCCGCCGTGCCTGTCGCTGGCCGGCTATGACGAGATCGTTGACGCCGAATCCGAGGGCGGGCCGTACGCGTCTTTCGTTTTCCAGCAGCGCTTCGGTTCGGCCGCCCAGCACGCTCGGCAGCTGCTCGCCTCGAAGGAGTTGGGCACACCACTGACCGCGCACTGCCAGACCACGTGGTACCGGGATTCCGACTACTTCACCGTTCCCTGGCGAGGAAAGTGGGAAACCGAGGGCGGCGGTCCCACCATGGGTCACGGCATTCACCAAATGGATCTCATGCTGCATCTGCTCGGCCCGTGGACCGAAGTGCGGGCGATGACGGGGCGACTGGTGCACGACGTGCAGACCGAGGACGTCTCGACGGCCCTGGTGCGATTCGCCTCCGGCGCGATGGCCACAGTGGTGAACAGCGTTCTGTCGCCGGACGAGGTCAGCCGCATTCGACTGGACTGCTCGGACGCCACGGTCGAACTGACCCACCTGTACGGCTATGGCAACGAGGATTGGGTTTACACCCCGGCGCCACACGTCAAGGACCCGGTACGGATCGAGCGCTGGCGCACCCCGGCCGAAAGCGAACCCAGCTCACACACCGCGATGCTTCGACACCTGCTCGCCGCGATGAGCGTGGGTGAACGCCCGGTGTGCAGTGGAGCGGACGGGCGCGCGGCACTGGAATTCGTCGCCGCGATGTACAAGTCGGCCGCCACCGACCGACCGGTGCACTCCGGTGAGATCGGCTCGGAAGACCCCTTCTATGCGCTCATGCACGGCGGTGCGCCGGAGCGGTTGGTTGCGCTCGCGGAGGAGGTCGAAGCATGA
- a CDS encoding AGE family epimerase/isomerase translates to MTDRDTSVHHEWLAAQRREIVDFAVASRIPESGFGWLDAAGKLSQREPIATWITARMTHVFSLAHGFGDADTAALADHGITALRGPLHDDEHGGWYSGTADTTKGAYEHAFVVLAAGSAAAMGRPGAEELLAEALDTVEKRFWEDGAGLARESWDRQWSATEEYRGANSNMHLVEAFLAAGDATGDHTWHRRALGIAENLIHEVAAAHDWRLPEHFTPNWQPILDYNSDQPQHRFRPHGSTVGHWLEWARLLVQLEAVLGTEAPDWLLGDARHLFESALDRGWNADGHPGFVYTLDWQDRPQVRARMHWVIAEAILTAAALHHRTGEDHYLRWYGTFWDYARTHHIDTDHGSWHHEVTPDGHPADSVWSGKPDAYHAYQAALLPTLPLAPAPAVLAAKRMRQAPR, encoded by the coding sequence GTGACCGATCGGGACACATCCGTCCACCACGAATGGTTGGCCGCACAACGGCGCGAGATCGTCGACTTCGCCGTGGCCTCCCGGATCCCCGAGAGCGGGTTCGGCTGGCTCGACGCGGCGGGAAAGCTCTCGCAACGAGAGCCGATCGCCACGTGGATCACCGCCCGTATGACGCACGTCTTCAGTCTGGCCCACGGATTCGGCGACGCGGACACGGCCGCACTGGCCGACCACGGGATCACCGCGCTACGCGGCCCGCTGCACGATGACGAACACGGCGGCTGGTACTCGGGCACGGCCGATACCACCAAGGGCGCCTACGAGCACGCCTTCGTGGTCCTGGCCGCAGGCAGCGCGGCAGCGATGGGCAGGCCCGGCGCCGAGGAGCTGCTGGCCGAAGCCCTGGACACCGTCGAGAAGCGGTTCTGGGAAGACGGGGCCGGACTCGCCAGGGAAAGCTGGGACCGGCAATGGAGCGCCACCGAAGAGTACCGAGGTGCCAACAGCAACATGCACCTCGTCGAGGCCTTCCTCGCCGCAGGCGACGCCACCGGCGACCACACATGGCACCGGCGGGCGCTGGGCATCGCCGAAAACCTCATCCACGAGGTCGCCGCCGCCCACGACTGGCGCCTACCCGAGCACTTCACCCCGAACTGGCAGCCGATCCTGGACTACAACAGCGACCAGCCGCAGCACCGGTTCCGTCCCCACGGCAGCACCGTCGGGCACTGGCTGGAATGGGCCAGGCTCCTGGTGCAGCTGGAAGCCGTCCTCGGCACCGAGGCACCCGACTGGTTGCTCGGCGACGCCCGCCACCTGTTCGAATCGGCCCTCGATCGCGGCTGGAACGCCGATGGTCACCCCGGATTCGTCTACACCCTCGACTGGCAGGACCGTCCCCAGGTACGAGCACGCATGCACTGGGTCATCGCCGAAGCGATCCTCACCGCCGCCGCCCTGCACCACCGCACCGGCGAGGACCACTACCTGCGGTGGTACGGCACCTTCTGGGACTACGCGCGCACCCACCACATCGACACCGACCACGGCAGCTGGCACCACGAAGTCACCCCCGATGGGCACCCCGCCGACTCGGTCTGGTCCGGCAAACCCGACGCCTATCACGCCTACCAGGCAGCACTGCTGCCCACGCTGCCACTCGCCCCCGCACCCGCCGTACTCGCCGCCAAGAGGATGCGGCAAGCCCCTCGGTGA
- a CDS encoding benzoate/H(+) symporter BenE family transporter: MSTSTSENELGGLPETDRLIERGPGFIAGLKGLPHSLNFSTVGAGLVAAIFGCTGPALIIINGAGDAGLSAQQISSWIGAVYLIGGLISLFMALYYKQPVTGAWSIPGAALVIAALPDFSLPEMIGAYLVASVLVLVLGLSGFVRKLVAWLPMPILMAMIGGVLFGFTIDVVVAAETAPYVVGAAVIGYFLLSRFVKVVPGVVGALVLGSIVASFTGGFESATGNAGMILPSVTFPEWNWLAALGVGIPLALVIQAENIQSMGVMIAAGFRPPVNNMTVVSGAASVLVSSFGGHNGSIAGPMTAICGSDQAGVHRDGRYAASIVNGIIFVAFGAFAGIAVTVVTVLPQPLIAAVAGLAMLSVLLTAFGGAFGAGRYRLGALVTLVVAMSDMTLLGVSSPFWSLVAGVITSLILESNDFRTQRLGSTDSGDRTNLGSKHDSPAAAAR; encoded by the coding sequence GTGAGTACGAGTACTTCAGAGAACGAACTTGGCGGGCTACCGGAAACAGACCGGCTCATCGAGCGTGGCCCCGGCTTCATCGCCGGCCTCAAGGGGCTACCGCATAGCCTCAACTTCTCCACAGTGGGGGCAGGCCTCGTCGCGGCCATCTTCGGCTGTACCGGCCCAGCACTGATCATCATTAATGGAGCCGGCGACGCGGGTCTGTCCGCTCAGCAAATCAGTTCCTGGATTGGTGCGGTCTACCTGATCGGCGGCCTGATCTCTCTGTTCATGGCCTTGTACTACAAGCAACCTGTGACAGGAGCCTGGAGCATTCCCGGAGCGGCGCTCGTGATCGCGGCACTTCCCGATTTTTCCCTACCGGAGATGATCGGGGCCTACCTCGTTGCCAGCGTCCTCGTGCTTGTCCTGGGTCTAAGCGGCTTCGTACGCAAACTTGTGGCCTGGCTTCCGATGCCGATTCTCATGGCGATGATCGGCGGGGTACTTTTCGGATTCACAATCGACGTTGTCGTCGCAGCTGAGACCGCGCCATACGTAGTAGGCGCGGCGGTTATCGGGTACTTTTTACTAAGCCGATTCGTCAAGGTCGTACCTGGTGTGGTCGGCGCCCTCGTACTCGGTAGCATCGTGGCAAGCTTCACAGGCGGATTTGAATCCGCCACAGGAAATGCAGGAATGATCCTTCCGAGCGTGACCTTTCCTGAGTGGAACTGGCTCGCCGCCTTGGGTGTCGGCATACCTCTAGCTTTGGTCATCCAGGCCGAAAACATCCAGTCGATGGGCGTCATGATTGCTGCGGGGTTCCGCCCCCCGGTCAACAACATGACGGTGGTTAGCGGCGCCGCGAGTGTTCTTGTGTCGAGCTTTGGCGGCCACAACGGCAGCATCGCCGGCCCGATGACGGCGATCTGCGGCTCGGATCAAGCAGGCGTCCACCGCGACGGTCGCTACGCAGCTTCGATCGTGAACGGCATAATCTTCGTAGCCTTCGGTGCGTTCGCCGGAATCGCCGTCACCGTCGTCACCGTGTTACCGCAGCCACTCATCGCCGCCGTCGCGGGACTTGCCATGCTGAGCGTATTGCTCACCGCGTTCGGCGGAGCCTTCGGTGCGGGCCGTTACCGGCTCGGCGCGCTGGTGACACTCGTCGTTGCGATGAGTGATATGACGCTGCTGGGCGTATCGAGTCCCTTCTGGTCGCTCGTCGCTGGAGTCATTACCTCCCTCATACTCGAGTCCAACGACTTCCGCACACAACGGCTCGGCAGCACAGACTCGGGGGACCGGACGAACCTCGGCAGCAAGCACGACTCCCCAGCCGCTGCTGCCCGGTGA
- a CDS encoding flavin reductase family protein, producing the protein MSPTHSPPAETSVEPSTLRRTMGRFTTGVAVVTTADDEPHGMTVNSLTSVSLDPPLILISLTIGARTTDAVAATGSFAISILSARQDAIAMRFARRGEDHFAGLPLEYGDHHIPIVPGALAHVECEVQQEIPAGDHVLFLGRAIATCDRDGEPLVFHGGRFIDSSGHGPEAPPWFF; encoded by the coding sequence ATGTCACCCACCCACTCCCCGCCTGCGGAGACGAGCGTGGAACCGTCCACGCTGCGTCGCACGATGGGCCGGTTCACGACCGGAGTAGCCGTCGTGACCACCGCCGACGACGAGCCGCACGGCATGACCGTGAACTCGCTGACCTCGGTTTCGCTCGACCCGCCACTGATCCTGATCAGCCTCACCATCGGCGCCCGCACTACCGATGCGGTGGCCGCCACCGGCAGCTTCGCGATCAGTATCCTGTCCGCCCGGCAGGATGCGATCGCGATGCGGTTCGCCCGGCGCGGAGAGGACCACTTCGCCGGACTGCCGCTGGAATACGGAGATCACCACATTCCTATAGTGCCGGGCGCCTTGGCACATGTGGAATGCGAGGTCCAGCAGGAGATCCCAGCGGGCGACCATGTACTGTTCCTCGGCCGGGCCATCGCCACCTGCGACCGAGACGGCGAACCGCTGGTGTTCCACGGCGGCCGGTTCATCGATTCCTCAGGACATGGCCCCGAAGCCCCGCCCTGGTTCTTCTGA
- a CDS encoding cupin domain-containing protein: MAKPEYEFFPVTDVDCTICPGDNPKITERILSADPDTGVATRILRYAPGADSTPMGVQKHDFWEEVYIIEGSFTDLSLNETFTVGMYACRPPGMPHGPWRTDEGIVTFEVRYPA; the protein is encoded by the coding sequence ATGGCCAAGCCCGAGTACGAGTTCTTTCCCGTCACCGACGTGGACTGCACCATTTGCCCCGGGGACAATCCGAAAATCACTGAACGAATCCTTTCCGCCGATCCCGACACCGGGGTCGCGACTCGCATCCTGCGCTACGCCCCCGGCGCGGACTCCACTCCGATGGGTGTGCAAAAGCACGACTTCTGGGAAGAGGTCTACATCATCGAAGGCTCGTTCACCGACCTCTCGCTCAATGAAACCTTCACCGTCGGCATGTACGCCTGCCGCCCACCGGGCATGCCTCATGGCCCCTGGCGCACCGATGAAGGCATCGTCACCTTCGAGGTCCGCTATCCGGCCTGA
- a CDS encoding 4-hydroxyphenylacetate 3-hydroxylase family protein, with product MRTGPDYLASLKDDREIYVDGQRIHDVADHPAFAPIATTIAELFDVAADPSSGMTTHAEPNADIETNRVFTTPRSREDLTAFRQAAETWARHTHGWVGRSPDHVGAFLAAFAAHPEAFEGDEHDFSSNIAAFHERMMRENLYVSYAIIPPQVSRANTAHAWAGELVQTGVAEERDDGIIVRGAQMLATGGAVADEIFVSCIKPLTEEDRDFALGFTVPVGADGLKLYCRRPYAPAANSHYDYPLTTRYDETDALLVFDDVFIPWERVFVYRDVAGLRRQFFDTGAHVLGNWQAQIRFMVKLQFLAGIARKVAAVNGVDKFPGVVEKLGELASLTSLVESAVLAAEYTAGPDEQGMWRPGARAVYGAMGLQSELYPRVLAILRDLVGGGVLQLPSSVEDMRNPDTRADIDHYIHSPNAEAAERVKLFKLAWDAIGSEFAGRHHQYEMFYAGAPFVVKGYAYRGYGFDAPMAEVDSFLASYDTDVA from the coding sequence ATGCGTACCGGACCCGACTACCTCGCCTCCTTGAAGGACGATCGGGAAATCTATGTCGATGGTCAACGGATACACGATGTGGCCGACCATCCGGCCTTCGCCCCGATCGCCACGACGATCGCCGAGCTGTTCGACGTGGCGGCGGATCCGTCTTCCGGCATGACGACCCACGCTGAACCGAACGCTGATATCGAGACCAATCGCGTGTTCACCACGCCGCGCAGCCGTGAGGATCTCACCGCGTTCCGGCAGGCTGCCGAGACCTGGGCACGCCATACGCACGGATGGGTAGGGCGCAGCCCGGATCACGTCGGTGCGTTCCTCGCCGCGTTCGCGGCGCATCCCGAAGCATTCGAAGGCGATGAGCACGATTTCTCCAGCAACATCGCAGCGTTCCACGAACGGATGATGCGGGAGAACCTCTACGTGTCCTATGCGATCATCCCTCCCCAGGTCTCCCGCGCCAACACTGCCCATGCCTGGGCCGGTGAGCTCGTCCAAACCGGCGTGGCCGAGGAACGCGACGACGGCATCATCGTGCGTGGCGCGCAGATGCTGGCCACCGGTGGTGCGGTCGCGGATGAAATCTTCGTCTCCTGCATCAAACCGCTGACCGAGGAGGATCGCGACTTCGCCCTCGGGTTCACCGTGCCGGTCGGTGCCGATGGTTTGAAATTGTACTGCCGTCGCCCGTATGCCCCGGCTGCGAACAGCCATTACGACTATCCCCTGACGACCCGCTACGATGAGACCGACGCGCTGCTGGTCTTCGACGACGTGTTCATCCCGTGGGAACGGGTGTTCGTCTACCGCGACGTCGCCGGGCTGCGTCGCCAGTTCTTCGATACCGGCGCCCACGTGCTCGGCAACTGGCAAGCCCAGATTCGCTTCATGGTGAAACTGCAGTTCCTCGCCGGCATCGCCCGCAAGGTCGCCGCCGTCAACGGGGTCGACAAGTTCCCCGGCGTGGTGGAAAAACTCGGCGAACTGGCCAGCCTGACCTCGCTGGTCGAATCCGCAGTCCTGGCCGCCGAATACACTGCGGGGCCGGACGAGCAGGGTATGTGGCGGCCCGGCGCTCGTGCGGTCTACGGCGCCATGGGATTGCAATCCGAGCTCTACCCGCGAGTCCTGGCCATCCTGCGCGATCTGGTCGGCGGCGGGGTGCTACAGCTTCCCTCCAGCGTGGAGGACATGCGCAATCCTGACACCCGTGCAGACATCGACCACTACATCCACAGCCCGAACGCCGAGGCCGCCGAGCGAGTGAAGTTATTCAAACTCGCCTGGGACGCCATCGGCAGCGAATTCGCCGGCCGCCACCACCAGTATGAGATGTTCTACGCTGGCGCCCCTTTCGTTGTGAAGGGCTACGCCTACCGTGGTTACGGCTTCGACGCCCCGATGGCCGAGGTCGATTCTTTCCTCGCCAGCTACGACACCGATGTCGCCTGA
- a CDS encoding DUF2848 family protein: MTENQAALQLHIAGEGRVLDVVPEQLIVAGYTARDERAVAEHIAELAAIGVPEPASVPAFYELDPALLTTEAVVAIDGSMTSGEVEPVLIRHQGSYYLAVGSDHTDRDLERHEIAASKAACPKPVGQLVLPLGEDLSAVDWDSITVSSSADEVPYQRGTLAALRTPDDLMSRLTATLGEIDGDLVIFGGTLPLLTGEFVHGSYWRIHLALANGTTLTHSYETKQRSL, encoded by the coding sequence GTGACCGAAAATCAGGCAGCGCTGCAGCTGCACATCGCCGGAGAGGGGAGAGTCCTCGATGTAGTGCCCGAGCAACTGATCGTGGCCGGTTATACCGCGCGCGATGAACGAGCGGTGGCCGAGCACATCGCCGAGCTTGCCGCGATCGGGGTGCCGGAACCGGCGAGCGTGCCCGCGTTCTACGAGCTCGATCCGGCGCTGTTGACCACCGAAGCCGTTGTGGCGATCGACGGGTCGATGACCTCGGGTGAAGTCGAGCCGGTCTTGATTCGCCACCAGGGATCCTACTACCTGGCCGTGGGGTCCGATCACACTGACCGCGATCTCGAACGTCATGAGATCGCCGCGTCGAAGGCCGCCTGCCCCAAACCCGTGGGCCAATTGGTGCTCCCGCTCGGCGAGGACCTGTCCGCAGTGGACTGGGATTCCATCACCGTATCGAGCAGTGCCGACGAGGTGCCCTATCAGCGGGGAACCCTGGCAGCCCTACGCACGCCCGACGACCTGATGAGTCGCCTGACGGCAACGCTGGGCGAGATCGACGGGGACCTCGTGATCTTCGGCGGGACGCTGCCGCTGCTGACCGGCGAGTTCGTTCACGGTAGCTACTGGCGAATCCACCTCGCTCTCGCCAACGGCACGACCTTGACCCATTCTTACGAAACGAAGCAGAGGAGCCTGTGA
- a CDS encoding nitrilase-related carbon-nitrogen hydrolase encodes MRVAMVQAASPPEEPVWQRRHRIGRMVRQARGADLVVLPELWAPGYFAFDAYDELAESLNGDTVSAGRDWARDLDAHVHLGSILERGAEGRIHNTAVLIAPDGSVLHTYRKMHVFGYQSREAELLTSGDTVSVADSALGPIGSTTCYDLRFPELWRALVDAGAQTVAVPAAWPAARRAHWQLFTTTRAVEQQMVVIGCNAVGEQHGTALGGHSRIVDPWGEVLVEAGTEEGITCCEVDIGAVGRVRAQFPVLRDRRLLTMQPHQNSTVAEVTMQGGQS; translated from the coding sequence ATGAGAGTCGCGATGGTGCAGGCCGCCAGCCCACCGGAAGAGCCGGTGTGGCAGCGACGTCACCGTATTGGCCGGATGGTGCGGCAAGCGCGTGGGGCGGACCTGGTGGTGCTGCCAGAACTGTGGGCACCGGGATACTTCGCCTTCGATGCCTACGACGAGCTGGCCGAGTCCTTGAACGGAGACACGGTCTCAGCCGGACGCGACTGGGCGCGGGATTTGGATGCGCACGTTCACCTCGGCAGCATCCTGGAACGCGGCGCAGAGGGACGCATCCACAACACGGCGGTGCTGATCGCACCGGATGGATCGGTGTTGCACACCTACCGCAAGATGCACGTCTTCGGCTATCAGTCCCGCGAAGCGGAACTACTCACCAGCGGTGACACGGTCTCCGTGGCAGACAGCGCGCTGGGGCCGATCGGTTCCACCACCTGCTATGACTTGCGGTTTCCCGAATTGTGGCGGGCGCTGGTCGATGCCGGCGCACAGACGGTGGCCGTGCCTGCGGCGTGGCCGGCCGCGCGGCGAGCGCATTGGCAGCTGTTCACCACCACCCGCGCCGTGGAACAGCAAATGGTGGTCATCGGCTGCAACGCCGTAGGTGAGCAGCACGGCACCGCCCTCGGCGGGCACAGTCGCATCGTCGACCCGTGGGGTGAGGTACTGGTCGAAGCCGGCACTGAGGAGGGCATCACCTGCTGCGAGGTGGACATCGGCGCTGTCGGTCGGGTTCGGGCGCAGTTTCCGGTGCTGCGGGACCGACGGTTGCTCACCATGCAGCCACACCAGAACAGCACCGTAGCCGAGGTAACGATGCAAGGAGGTCAATCGTGA
- a CDS encoding GntR family transcriptional regulator, translated as MRNEQGSEERRGSAQDVTYRWLKGHIAGLPRQEGSFLTEVGVAEAAGTSRTPVREALLRLQAEGVVQIVPKKGAFVPPISDSEVQAVMQARGLVEDWCVRQVTPIVEGLAEDLDRLVTEQEDLSEDPVAFIDCDRAFHRTIVRRAGNQVLADFYESLRERQVRMGLHAVASAEDRVRTVLDEHAAIVSAIRSGEAERAAHAVSAHLASTLATLNLPAIVDWGSHAGGSGPVVAS; from the coding sequence ATGAGGAACGAACAGGGATCCGAGGAGCGCCGTGGCTCCGCGCAGGACGTGACGTATCGGTGGCTGAAGGGCCACATCGCCGGCTTGCCTCGCCAGGAGGGTTCGTTCCTGACCGAGGTAGGAGTTGCCGAGGCGGCGGGCACGTCGCGGACGCCGGTACGTGAGGCGCTGCTGCGGTTACAGGCCGAAGGGGTCGTGCAGATCGTGCCCAAGAAGGGGGCGTTCGTGCCGCCGATCTCGGATAGCGAGGTGCAGGCGGTGATGCAGGCCCGGGGTCTGGTGGAGGACTGGTGCGTGCGTCAGGTGACGCCCATTGTGGAGGGTCTGGCTGAGGATCTGGACCGTCTCGTGACCGAGCAGGAGGACCTGTCCGAGGATCCGGTGGCCTTTATCGACTGCGACCGAGCCTTCCACCGCACGATCGTACGTAGGGCAGGGAATCAGGTGCTTGCCGATTTCTACGAGTCGCTGCGCGAACGGCAGGTACGCATGGGTTTGCATGCCGTCGCTTCTGCCGAGGATCGGGTGCGCACCGTACTGGACGAGCATGCCGCGATCGTGTCGGCGATACGGTCCGGCGAGGCGGAACGCGCCGCGCATGCGGTCTCCGCCCACCTGGCGAGCACGCTGGCAACACTGAACCTGCCTGCCATCGTCGACTGGGGATCCCACGCCGGCGGCTCCGGACCGGTGGTGGCGTCATGA